The candidate division KSB1 bacterium genome has a segment encoding these proteins:
- the flhF gene encoding flagellar biosynthesis protein FlhF has translation MKIKKFSAPDTKVAMQQVKEVLGDHAIILHVQEKADPKTKKKFVEVTAALDDDYQKYNNIADQLFTATSNNSAASVSRINTLLGKPERPGSYTHNYSNRDPFTGHSDVEKFSSWREFEDVKSQLASITTLLQNNGYPEFPPMFMDVYAMLVSKGVEKRLAAVLLRKVEREIKSNVRVTRKLVKGILGKNIEKFISEFDTIHENKKTGKKIKAFVGPTGVGKTTCIAKLSAIDTVYDNRKVGLISTDTYRIGAIEQLKTYANITKTPLEVIYSPKEMKHALARLQDMETIYIDTPGRSQKNLDAIIELSKFLDHCPNLEISLVMSLTCNLDNLQDVLTNYSILPIDNLLFTKYDETETAGNILNIVHQAQKPVSFISTGQNVPEDIKEANARIISNMIMGEKKS, from the coding sequence ATGAAAATTAAAAAATTCTCTGCTCCAGATACCAAGGTTGCGATGCAGCAGGTTAAAGAAGTTTTGGGTGACCATGCAATTATTTTGCATGTACAGGAGAAAGCAGATCCCAAAACTAAGAAAAAATTTGTGGAAGTTACTGCTGCCCTGGATGACGATTATCAAAAATATAATAATATCGCCGATCAATTATTTACAGCTACATCCAATAATTCAGCTGCTTCAGTTTCCAGGATAAATACGCTTCTCGGTAAACCGGAAAGGCCAGGTTCGTACACGCACAATTATTCAAATCGAGACCCGTTTACCGGCCATTCCGATGTTGAAAAATTTTCTTCCTGGCGTGAATTTGAAGATGTAAAAAGCCAATTGGCTTCAATTACCACACTATTACAAAACAACGGCTATCCGGAATTTCCACCAATGTTTATGGATGTTTATGCGATGCTAGTTTCCAAGGGTGTGGAAAAAAGATTAGCAGCCGTCTTACTTAGAAAAGTCGAACGAGAAATTAAATCCAATGTCAGGGTAACAAGAAAATTAGTAAAGGGGATACTAGGTAAGAACATTGAAAAATTTATTTCTGAATTTGACACCATTCACGAAAATAAAAAAACCGGGAAAAAAATTAAAGCATTCGTCGGACCAACCGGTGTTGGTAAGACCACCTGTATAGCAAAATTATCTGCTATTGACACGGTGTACGATAATCGTAAAGTAGGGTTAATATCAACAGATACATATAGAATTGGTGCGATCGAACAGCTTAAAACCTATGCCAATATAACGAAGACGCCGCTAGAAGTGATTTATTCCCCAAAAGAAATGAAACATGCTTTAGCAAGATTGCAGGACATGGAAACCATCTACATCGATACACCTGGAAGAAGCCAAAAAAACCTGGATGCGATCATAGAACTCTCAAAATTCCTGGACCATTGTCCAAACCTGGAAATCAGCCTGGTGATGAGTTTAACCTGTAATCTCGACAATCTGCAAGATGTTTTAACCAATTATTCAATTCTGCCTATAGATAATTTATTATTCACCAAATACGATGAGACAGAAACAGCCGGCAATATTTTAAACATCGTTCACCAAGCCCAAAAGCCTGTTTCATTTATTTCAACCGGACAAAATGTCCCTGAAGATATTAAGGAAGCTAATGCGAGGATCATTTCAAATATGATTATGGGAGAGAAAAAATCATGA
- the flhA gene encoding flagellar biosynthesis protein FlhA: MNQPARNLISRITGHSDILMAFGIILILTIMIVPIPTAFMDLLLVINITFALTVLLVTLYINEPLEFSVFPGMLLILTLFRLSLNVATTRLILGDAYAGNVISAFGDFVVGGNYVVGFIIFLILVIIQFVVITKGAGRIAEVAARFTLDAMPGKQMAIDADLNAGIVDEMEARSRREKISNEADFYGAMDGASKFVRGDAIAGLIVTAVNILGGFIIGVFQKDMDLAGALQTYMLLTIGDGLVSQIPALILSTSAGIIVTRASSGSSLGEDLTKQILSQPRALYIVAVSLFMFGFAPGLPFFPFFILASLSAVVARSLISSQKETELQKQSELEESKEPEEENFNRYLQVDPLEIEIGYGLIPLVDEDNNGDLLHRITSIRKQCALEIGIIVPPIRIRDNIGLGPEDYVIKIRGAEVAKGEIYLNRIMALPAGELTKKFDGIETKDPAFGLPAIWISTNQKDEAEKEGYTVIEPGAVLVTHLKEILKKHADEILTREDVNDLVENVKQENNTIVEELIPNLLTIGKIQKVLQNLLRERVSIRDMVSILETLANHSNLTKEPDILTEFVRSNLAKTIYKPYLSEDNVVYTLTLEPSLEKYLADNLAQNKNIGLNLPPDTLKALYRTVEKESGVMAHRSLNPLILCSPAIRSFLRKLLELAFPQTAVLSYNEIPSEVDIQSIGIVRLENEN, encoded by the coding sequence GTGAATCAACCAGCAAGAAATTTGATCTCCCGGATTACGGGCCATAGCGATATCCTGATGGCATTTGGCATCATCTTGATTTTGACGATCATGATTGTGCCGATACCCACCGCTTTCATGGATTTGTTATTGGTTATAAACATCACTTTCGCACTAACTGTGTTATTGGTCACACTCTATATAAATGAACCACTCGAATTTTCTGTTTTCCCCGGTATGCTTTTGATATTGACCCTTTTTAGACTTTCGCTTAATGTGGCTACGACAAGACTCATTTTGGGAGATGCATACGCAGGTAATGTAATTTCGGCGTTTGGTGATTTTGTTGTTGGCGGTAATTATGTAGTTGGATTTATCATTTTCCTGATTCTTGTGATTATTCAATTTGTGGTTATCACTAAAGGTGCTGGTAGAATTGCAGAAGTAGCCGCACGATTTACTTTGGATGCCATGCCCGGAAAACAAATGGCAATTGACGCTGATTTAAATGCGGGCATTGTAGATGAAATGGAAGCGAGATCAAGGCGTGAAAAAATTTCAAATGAAGCTGATTTTTACGGAGCGATGGATGGCGCCTCGAAATTTGTAAGGGGCGATGCAATTGCAGGATTGATTGTAACTGCAGTAAATATCCTGGGTGGGTTCATCATCGGGGTATTTCAAAAGGATATGGATTTAGCAGGTGCTTTACAAACTTATATGCTTTTGACAATTGGTGACGGATTGGTATCCCAAATACCCGCATTGATTTTGTCAACTAGCGCTGGTATAATTGTAACAAGGGCATCTTCGGGTTCTAGTTTAGGTGAAGATTTAACCAAGCAGATCCTGAGTCAACCGAGAGCGTTATACATTGTTGCAGTTTCATTATTTATGTTTGGTTTTGCTCCGGGTTTACCTTTTTTTCCATTTTTTATTTTAGCAAGTTTAAGTGCAGTTGTGGCCCGAAGTTTAATCTCTTCTCAAAAGGAAACTGAACTACAAAAACAATCAGAGCTGGAAGAGAGCAAAGAGCCGGAAGAAGAAAACTTCAACCGTTACTTACAAGTGGATCCATTAGAGATCGAAATAGGCTACGGATTAATACCATTAGTAGATGAAGACAATAACGGGGATCTTTTACACAGGATAACCTCTATTCGAAAACAATGCGCATTAGAAATAGGCATTATCGTTCCGCCAATTAGAATTAGAGACAATATTGGGCTGGGACCAGAGGATTACGTGATTAAAATAAGGGGAGCTGAAGTTGCCAAAGGAGAAATTTATCTGAATAGAATTATGGCCCTTCCGGCTGGTGAATTGACTAAAAAGTTTGATGGAATTGAAACAAAAGATCCGGCTTTTGGATTGCCTGCTATCTGGATATCGACGAATCAAAAAGATGAAGCTGAAAAAGAAGGATACACAGTTATCGAGCCGGGTGCTGTGCTTGTAACTCATTTGAAAGAAATTCTAAAAAAGCATGCTGATGAAATTTTGACCAGGGAAGATGTCAATGACTTAGTTGAAAATGTCAAGCAAGAAAACAATACAATTGTTGAGGAATTAATTCCCAATCTTCTTACAATCGGGAAAATCCAGAAAGTGTTACAAAACCTTCTTAGGGAAAGAGTTTCTATAAGAGATATGGTCTCAATTCTGGAAACCTTGGCTAATCATTCAAATTTAACCAAAGAGCCAGATATATTGACTGAATTTGTAAGGAGCAACTTAGCGAAGACAATCTATAAACCCTATTTATCAGAAGATAATGTGGTTTATACTTTGACTCTCGAGCCTTCGTTAGAAAAATACCTGGCTGATAATTTAGCACAAAATAAAAATATCGGCCTCAATTTACCTCCGGATACCCTGAAGGCTCTATATCGCACTGTTGAAAAGGAATCAGGAGTCATGGCACACAGAAGTTTAAATCCTTTGATTTTATGTTCTCCAGCAATACGGTCCTTTTTAAGAAAGCTATTAGAGCTGGCGTTCCCACAAACTGCCGTATTGTCTTATAATGAAATCCCAAGCGAAGTAGATATTCAATCAATTGGAATAGTAAGGTTAGAAAATGAAAATTAA
- the flhB gene encoding flagellar biosynthesis protein FlhB — MPATAAEKTERATSKKREDSRKKGTVVKSTEVNTAVILLTGTLALSFTASYFVGNIRFFMTDVFTHATEFEITATSIQGYSYNGILLLLKTVGPILLSIFLLGITANVMQVGFMVSGQALKFELKKISPLSGFKRMFSAKSVADLVKSIIKIIVVGFLIFSAIKSASEDFIPLMDQNVAYIFAFIGMTMLKISLRASIGIVALAAFDYAFQKWEYEKSLRMTKQEVKEEIKEQEGDPIMKARIRSIQREASRKRMMTEVPKADVVITNPIHYAVALKYKSEEAEAPIVIAKGARKMAHKIKEIAKEHGVPIVENPKLAKTIYKMCDLGMQIPLDLYRSVAEILAYVYGLKQKAN; from the coding sequence ATGCCTGCAACAGCAGCAGAAAAAACTGAACGAGCTACATCGAAGAAGCGTGAAGACAGCCGAAAAAAAGGTACAGTTGTTAAAAGTACAGAGGTCAACACAGCTGTCATCCTCTTGACTGGTACATTGGCTCTTTCATTCACGGCAAGTTATTTCGTCGGGAATATCCGTTTTTTTATGACAGATGTCTTTACTCATGCCACAGAGTTTGAGATTACGGCAACGAGCATCCAGGGTTACAGCTATAATGGTATCTTGTTGCTGTTGAAAACCGTTGGTCCAATCCTCCTTAGTATTTTTTTACTTGGTATAACAGCCAATGTTATGCAGGTAGGATTTATGGTTTCAGGACAAGCGCTTAAATTTGAACTTAAAAAGATAAGTCCCTTAAGTGGATTTAAACGGATGTTTTCTGCCAAATCCGTTGCCGATCTTGTTAAGAGTATTATCAAAATAATTGTTGTAGGTTTTTTGATTTTCTCTGCTATCAAAAGTGCATCTGAAGATTTCATTCCGCTTATGGATCAAAATGTCGCCTACATATTTGCTTTTATCGGGATGACGATGCTGAAAATCTCTTTACGGGCTTCAATTGGTATTGTGGCTTTAGCAGCATTTGATTATGCATTCCAAAAATGGGAATATGAAAAAAGTTTGAGGATGACTAAGCAAGAAGTCAAAGAAGAAATAAAAGAGCAAGAAGGTGATCCGATAATGAAAGCCCGCATTCGCAGTATTCAGCGGGAAGCCTCAAGAAAACGAATGATGACTGAAGTGCCTAAGGCTGATGTTGTGATCACGAACCCAATTCACTATGCGGTTGCTTTGAAATACAAGTCAGAAGAAGCCGAAGCTCCTATAGTTATTGCGAAGGGCGCTCGGAAAATGGCCCATAAGATTAAAGAGATTGCCAAAGAGCACGGTGTGCCCATCGTTGAAAATCCAAAATTAGCCAAAACAATTTACAAGATGTGTGACCTGGGTATGCAAATCCCATTGGACCTTTACCGAAGTGTTGCAGAGATATTGGCATATGTGTATGGCCTAAAACAGAAAGCAAATTAG
- a CDS encoding AAA family ATPase translates to MTKDQASKLRDLIPGKETFPRVENSLATQRIGITSGKGGVGKSIIALNLSILLAKSHRPTLLIDGDLNLSNISILTDTAPEFGFLDVKQGNKLLKDVIFPYQDNLSILTSGSGELKLLNSKDEFLNHLRIQFQQLDGKFDYVCIDSPSGISSLVFGELASCDEVFVVSTPDPTSITDAYAIVKMMTYFYPHIPLYLILNFVRSEDDAFEAYKKFDLITEKFLHRQINYLGCLNYSDEVIQSVLQQQPLALREGSSIFIDQLKKIMNRWLESAHSGYESIMEFSTS, encoded by the coding sequence ATGACTAAAGATCAAGCCTCTAAGTTACGAGATCTAATACCCGGAAAAGAAACTTTTCCCAGGGTTGAAAACTCACTTGCTACCCAAAGAATAGGAATTACTTCCGGAAAAGGTGGAGTCGGTAAAAGTATAATTGCACTCAATTTGTCTATTCTGTTAGCCAAAAGCCATCGCCCGACGTTGCTAATTGATGGGGATTTGAATTTATCGAATATATCCATCTTGACAGATACGGCTCCTGAATTCGGTTTTTTGGATGTTAAGCAAGGTAATAAATTATTGAAAGATGTAATATTCCCTTACCAGGATAATTTGTCCATTTTGACGTCAGGTTCCGGCGAATTGAAATTGTTAAATTCAAAAGATGAATTTCTAAACCATCTTCGCATTCAATTCCAACAATTAGACGGTAAATTTGATTATGTCTGTATCGATTCACCATCAGGAATTTCTTCCCTGGTTTTTGGTGAATTGGCTTCCTGCGATGAAGTATTCGTTGTTTCCACACCCGATCCGACTTCGATAACCGATGCTTACGCTATTGTTAAGATGATGACCTATTTTTATCCCCATATCCCATTATACCTGATTTTGAATTTTGTAAGGTCGGAAGACGATGCTTTTGAAGCCTATAAGAAATTTGATCTCATTACAGAAAAATTCTTGCACAGACAAATCAATTATTTGGGCTGTCTTAATTATTCGGATGAAGTAATTCAATCTGTACTGCAACAACAACCCTTAGCGCTAAGGGAGGGGTCTAGTATATTTATCGATCAACTTAAGAAGATTATGAATCGTTGGCTGGAATCGGCACATAGTGGCTATGAGTCGATTATGGAGTTCAGCACAAGCTAA
- a CDS encoding FliM/FliN family flagellar motor switch protein, translated as MEYIKDQEELDAIYQDIQKEIEEKSLYQQSIRTFDFKQPDRITRNAKKIIENIQDNFSKEVASHLNNKLRANVNIQLVSLSQQSLSEFIEGMDVQSCFYVFRINEYDREAVLEIHPHLAFYIVDRVMGGPGHGNQLDRELTKIEQIIMKQVVAEILEINRVAWSRIVSFTIGSQNYYSSSNYIQFAKTGETIVSVTFEVSIEDTQSMLVLSYPYYLINDLVPDISSNSEKNQVSNVRSKALINKNLETSKTPISVNLGQSKLSLKDLINLKNGDVILLNKQTTDNLELIVGKKPRFYGKAGIIKNRFAFKVAQRSQS; from the coding sequence TTGGAATATATAAAAGATCAAGAAGAGCTTGATGCAATTTATCAAGACATCCAAAAGGAAATTGAAGAAAAAAGTTTATATCAGCAGTCAATTAGAACGTTTGATTTTAAGCAGCCAGACCGCATTACCCGCAATGCAAAAAAAATTATTGAAAATATACAAGATAATTTTTCAAAGGAAGTTGCGTCTCACCTGAATAACAAACTTCGGGCAAATGTTAACATTCAGTTAGTTTCCTTAAGTCAGCAGTCTTTGTCAGAATTTATAGAAGGAATGGACGTACAATCTTGTTTCTATGTGTTTAGGATAAATGAATATGATAGGGAAGCTGTTCTTGAGATACATCCTCACCTGGCATTTTATATAGTAGATCGGGTAATGGGTGGCCCGGGTCATGGTAACCAGTTAGACCGGGAATTGACAAAAATAGAACAGATAATCATGAAGCAAGTGGTCGCCGAAATTCTGGAAATAAACCGAGTGGCTTGGAGCCGGATAGTTTCTTTTACGATTGGCTCACAAAATTATTATAGTAGTTCAAATTACATTCAGTTTGCAAAAACCGGGGAAACTATTGTTTCGGTAACTTTTGAAGTTTCTATTGAAGATACTCAAAGTATGCTGGTGCTTAGTTATCCGTATTACTTAATAAATGATTTAGTGCCGGATATAAGCTCAAATAGTGAAAAAAATCAAGTAAGTAATGTTCGTAGTAAGGCGTTAATTAATAAAAATTTAGAAACCTCAAAAACACCAATTTCTGTAAATTTAGGTCAATCAAAATTATCTTTAAAGGATCTGATTAATTTGAAAAACGGGGACGTAATTCTTTTGAATAAACAAACAACAGATAATCTGGAACTAATTGTTGGAAAAAAACCTCGCTTTTATGGTAAAGCTGGTATTATAAAAAATCGCTTTGCTTTTAAAGTAGCTCAAAGATCTCAAAGCTAA
- the fliQ gene encoding flagellar biosynthesis protein FliQ has protein sequence MTQEFVIEIGKYTLSTAFMVAAPMLFSGLIIGVSIGIFQAVTQIQEMTLTFIPKILVVVMTLFIFLPWILNVLTSFATELFNMIELMSK, from the coding sequence ATGACACAAGAATTCGTTATTGAAATTGGAAAATATACACTATCAACTGCATTTATGGTGGCAGCGCCAATGCTTTTTTCTGGATTAATCATCGGTGTTAGCATTGGAATATTTCAAGCAGTCACACAAATACAAGAAATGACACTAACATTCATTCCAAAAATATTAGTAGTAGTTATGACTTTGTTCATTTTTTTGCCCTGGATATTAAATGTATTGACTTCATTCGCAACTGAATTATTCAACATGATTGAATTGATGAGTAAATAA
- the fliO gene encoding flagellar biosynthetic protein FliO, producing the protein MKKKTRKKITIVLVVLAFLMAGVNYILLGHGQVPAEQQSPATVPNFTELIFQSIILLGFIILLIYFILYLLKRFVYKNPAQHSNNAFEILSITPLIPKKSICVIKMVDRILVLGLTENAISPITQIDNPDQRREWEAAFKNSGGSTARSFSAQLEKIFRGIKK; encoded by the coding sequence ATGAAGAAGAAGACGCGCAAAAAAATTACAATTGTTCTCGTTGTACTGGCTTTTTTGATGGCAGGAGTGAATTATATATTGCTTGGACATGGGCAAGTTCCAGCAGAGCAGCAAAGTCCTGCAACCGTACCAAATTTCACTGAACTCATTTTCCAATCTATTATTCTTTTGGGCTTCATCATTCTGTTGATTTATTTCATCTTGTATCTACTCAAAAGATTTGTTTATAAAAATCCTGCCCAACATTCAAACAATGCATTCGAAATCCTGAGTATTACACCACTTATACCTAAAAAATCAATATGTGTCATAAAAATGGTTGACCGTATTTTGGTTTTAGGGTTAACCGAAAACGCAATCAGTCCTATCACACAAATTGATAACCCGGATCAACGCAGGGAATGGGAGGCTGCTTTTAAAAATTCTGGCGGTTCTACTGCCAGATCATTTTCAGCTCAGTTAGAAAAAATATTTCGTGGAATTAAGAAATAG
- the fliP gene encoding flagellar type III secretion system pore protein FliP (The bacterial flagellar biogenesis protein FliP forms a type III secretion system (T3SS)-type pore required for flagellar assembly.), which yields MKKYASKSLLIIIILFTGIVVSGIGDVIAQQPIPRISISIDGAKSPKDVAVTLEILLLMTVLTLAPAILVLTTSFTRIIVVFHFLRQAMGLQQMPPNQVLIGLALFLTLFIMNPVYTQVYQNSVKPYLAEEMSFDDAAASAIKPIREFMLKNTREKDVSLLVSIANINKPSNENDLPTHLLVPAFVISELRVAFQIGFVIYMPFLVIDIVVASILMSMGMMMLPPVMISLPFKIMLFVLIDGWYLLVGSVIKSFVI from the coding sequence ATGAAAAAATATGCATCTAAATCTTTATTGATTATAATCATCCTATTTACCGGAATAGTTGTTTCAGGTATAGGAGATGTAATTGCACAGCAGCCTATCCCTAGAATATCAATCTCAATTGATGGGGCGAAAAGTCCAAAGGACGTAGCTGTAACCCTGGAAATTCTCCTTTTAATGACTGTGCTGACGTTAGCTCCGGCTATTCTTGTTCTAACAACTTCTTTTACCAGGATCATTGTCGTTTTTCACTTTCTTCGCCAGGCAATGGGTTTGCAACAAATGCCTCCTAATCAGGTATTAATTGGACTGGCCCTCTTCCTGACTCTATTCATCATGAACCCGGTCTATACTCAGGTATACCAAAACTCCGTGAAACCATATCTAGCAGAAGAAATGTCTTTTGATGATGCCGCTGCAAGTGCAATCAAGCCTATAAGAGAATTCATGCTAAAAAATACGCGAGAAAAGGATGTAAGCCTTCTTGTAAGTATAGCGAATATCAATAAACCATCAAACGAAAATGATTTGCCGACTCATTTACTGGTTCCGGCTTTTGTAATCAGTGAGCTCAGGGTAGCCTTTCAAATTGGATTTGTAATTTATATGCCCTTTCTCGTCATAGACATTGTAGTTGCTAGTATTTTAATGTCCATGGGTATGATGATGTTACCACCTGTAATGATTTCACTGCCATTCAAAATAATGCTCTTTGTTCTCATTGATGGTTGGTACTTATTGGTCGGTTCGGTAATTAAGAGCTTTGTAATTTGA
- a CDS encoding FliA/WhiG family RNA polymerase sigma factor, translated as MTLQTIAAKEYKSTNQNEDPSDLWQMYTKTKNRAIKEKLLIKYLPLVKYVVGRMILTLPNSVNYDDLVSAGTMGLLAAIDRFDIKMGVKFETYVVPRIRGSILDELRALDWVPRSVRSKAKKLEKAIMSIESQLGRVATAEEIADELQMDLEEYEHMLSKVGDNSMMSLDREFYESSETNGTLYDLITNVKSEDPIKIMENDELNDILVEYLNSLPENEKLVLALYYYEDLTLKEIGMVMQVSESRVSQIHTKAVQRLRLKLKEFIYS; from the coding sequence ATGACACTGCAGACAATTGCAGCAAAGGAATATAAAAGCACAAATCAGAATGAAGACCCCAGTGATTTGTGGCAAATGTATACTAAAACCAAGAATCGGGCCATTAAAGAAAAGCTTCTCATAAAATATCTTCCTTTGGTAAAATATGTGGTTGGAAGAATGATTCTTACGCTTCCCAATTCTGTGAATTATGACGATTTGGTAAGCGCAGGAACAATGGGACTGCTTGCGGCCATCGATAGATTCGATATAAAAATGGGTGTGAAATTTGAAACTTATGTCGTTCCAAGAATTCGCGGATCTATCCTGGATGAACTAAGAGCGTTGGATTGGGTACCACGTTCAGTTCGCAGTAAAGCGAAAAAGCTTGAAAAAGCCATTATGAGTATCGAATCACAGCTTGGACGTGTCGCAACTGCTGAAGAAATTGCGGATGAATTGCAAATGGACCTGGAAGAATACGAACATATGCTTTCTAAGGTGGGTGATAACTCAATGATGTCCCTCGATCGTGAATTCTATGAGTCTAGCGAAACCAACGGTACTCTTTACGATCTAATTACCAATGTTAAATCTGAAGATCCGATTAAAATAATGGAGAATGATGAGTTAAATGATATTCTGGTTGAATATTTAAATAGTCTGCCAGAAAACGAAAAATTGGTTTTAGCATTGTATTACTATGAAGATCTAACTCTCAAAGAGATTGGTATGGTGATGCAAGTTTCCGAGTCAAGAGTTTCCCAAATCCATACCAAAGCGGTTCAACGCCTTAGATTAAAACTTAAAGAGTTTATTTATTCATGA
- a CDS encoding chemotaxis protein CheX → MLYPGLSLKLLRDWPLLKLKNPANGALHIVIGENLSFELTKSLSGEDRQEIADSLVRDSIAEIANIIGGSYLRFITLENHKYELGIPVSRRIADKKSEFNEKSAIYMAFDIEGNKIYVMLTNSQN, encoded by the coding sequence ATGCTTTATCCGGGGCTGTCGCTGAAACTTTTGAGGGATTGGCCTTTGCTGAAGTTGAAAAACCCGGCAAATGGCGCGCTACATATTGTCATCGGTGAAAATTTGTCTTTTGAACTTACTAAATCTTTATCAGGTGAAGATAGGCAAGAAATAGCAGACTCATTAGTAAGAGATTCCATAGCAGAAATTGCCAATATTATTGGTGGTAGTTATTTGCGCTTTATAACCCTGGAAAATCATAAATATGAGTTAGGTATTCCTGTTTCGCGTAGAATAGCCGATAAGAAGTCAGAGTTTAATGAGAAATCTGCAATTTATATGGCTTTTGATATTGAAGGGAATAAAATTTATGTAATGTTGACTAATTCACAAAATTGA
- the fliN gene encoding flagellar motor switch protein FliN, whose protein sequence is MEEENTDMENPQEGTEVVQEKDAAQQKLFKEDLSALPMSDDEDKSDSLLNSKTLEFLFDLELLMSVELARKEMRLQDIVNLDEGSIVEFDKLAGESVDILVNNKKIAEGEVVVIDDRFGVRIVDLVNPTDRIKDLTKLAS, encoded by the coding sequence ATGGAAGAAGAAAACACTGATATGGAAAATCCGCAGGAAGGTACAGAAGTCGTTCAGGAAAAGGATGCTGCACAACAGAAATTATTTAAAGAGGATTTAAGTGCATTACCCATGAGCGATGATGAAGATAAAAGTGACTCATTATTAAATTCCAAAACTCTGGAATTCTTATTTGACCTGGAGTTACTAATGTCCGTGGAGTTGGCAAGAAAAGAAATGAGGCTTCAGGATATAGTCAATTTGGATGAGGGGTCTATCGTAGAATTTGATAAACTCGCAGGTGAGTCGGTTGATATTCTGGTTAACAACAAAAAAATTGCTGAAGGAGAAGTTGTTGTGATCGATGACCGATTTGGTGTTCGAATTGTTGACTTGGTTAACCCAACAGATCGAATCAAAGACCTTACCAAGTTAGCCTCATAA
- the fliR gene encoding flagellar biosynthetic protein FliR: MLILPFYGEKGAPVQIKLALAIMITVIVFPLISVDASLLRSVTFLGTSILLIQSLLAGLLIGFIPVLLFTGFQLGGEIAGFNIGFAIVSVVDPLSESRISLIAQFNYIIAILVFISINGHFYLLEGVVKSFQVMPLIGSTFPEIAGQMLLQTSANIFVIGMKIAAPVLVAILLTNTGLGILARTIPQLNIFIIGFPLQISVGLITLGLSIPTFVFLFEKTFKAAYRDWLFFIKAFK, translated from the coding sequence ATGTTGATCTTACCCTTTTATGGCGAAAAAGGAGCTCCGGTACAGATAAAATTAGCTTTGGCTATTATGATTACGGTAATTGTATTTCCATTGATCTCTGTAGATGCAAGTTTGCTTAGATCGGTTACGTTTTTGGGCACGTCTATTTTATTAATCCAAAGCCTTTTGGCTGGATTGCTAATTGGCTTTATTCCTGTTTTATTATTCACAGGATTTCAACTGGGTGGAGAGATCGCGGGATTTAATATTGGATTTGCAATAGTTAGTGTGGTGGACCCCCTTTCTGAAAGCAGAATATCGTTAATAGCTCAATTCAATTATATCATCGCAATTTTGGTTTTTATTTCAATTAATGGCCACTTCTACCTGCTTGAAGGTGTTGTAAAAAGTTTCCAAGTTATGCCATTGATTGGTTCGACATTTCCTGAGATTGCCGGACAAATGCTGCTTCAAACCAGTGCAAACATTTTTGTCATTGGAATGAAAATAGCGGCGCCAGTCCTTGTTGCCATTTTACTGACAAATACAGGATTGGGTATTCTAGCAAGGACGATCCCCCAATTAAATATTTTCATCATTGGTTTCCCACTTCAGATTAGTGTTGGATTAATAACCCTTGGGTTGTCTATTCCAACATTTGTCTTTTTGTTCGAAAAAACATTTAAAGCAGCTTATCGTGATTGGTTGTTTTTTATCAAAGCATTTAAATGA